From the Pseudomonas putida genome, one window contains:
- the leuA gene encoding 2-isopropylmalate synthase, translating into MTMLKDPSKKYRAFPTIDLPDRTWPSKTITEAPIWCSSDLRDGNQSLIEPMDSEKKLRFWKTLVQVGVKEIEASFPSASQTDFDFVRTLIEDGHIPDDTTIQVLTQAREDLIARTFESLRGAKKAIVHLYNATSPSFRRIVFNQDKQGVKDIAVNAAKLFVKYAAQQPETQWTFQYSPETFSATEMEFAKEVCDAVIEVWNPSPEHKIILNLPATVEVSTPNIYADQIEWFCRNVSRRDSVIISLHCHNDRGTGIAATELGLMAGADRAEGCLFGNGERTGNVDLVTLALNLYTQGIDPLLDFSDIDGVRKVVEECNQLPVHPRHPYVGDLVHTAFSGSHQDAIRKGFAKQQEGELWEVPYLPIDPADIGRSYEAVIRVNSQSGKGGITYLLEQEYGISLPRRMQIEFSQVVQGETDRLGLEMTAQQIYSLLHKEYLQANAPYALVSHRLQEENGNSAVEVEVAGEGETTLHWRGKGNGALEALVAGLPVSVEIMDYNEHAIGAGTNAKAAAYIELRVAGGRPVHGVGIDENITTASFKALFSALNRSLSQQEAKAA; encoded by the coding sequence ATGACCATGCTCAAAGACCCATCGAAGAAATACCGCGCTTTCCCGACCATCGACCTGCCTGACCGTACCTGGCCGTCGAAGACCATCACCGAGGCGCCGATCTGGTGCAGTTCCGACCTGCGTGATGGCAACCAGTCGCTGATCGAGCCGATGGACTCGGAGAAGAAGCTGCGCTTCTGGAAGACCCTGGTGCAGGTTGGCGTGAAGGAAATCGAAGCTTCGTTCCCATCGGCCTCGCAAACCGACTTCGACTTCGTGCGTACGCTGATCGAAGACGGCCACATCCCGGATGACACCACCATCCAGGTGCTCACCCAGGCCCGTGAAGACTTGATCGCCCGCACCTTCGAGTCGCTGCGCGGCGCGAAGAAGGCCATCGTCCACCTGTACAACGCCACCAGCCCGTCGTTCCGCCGCATCGTCTTCAACCAGGACAAGCAAGGCGTGAAGGACATCGCGGTGAACGCGGCCAAACTGTTCGTCAAATATGCCGCGCAGCAGCCAGAAACCCAGTGGACCTTCCAGTACTCGCCGGAAACCTTCAGCGCCACGGAAATGGAGTTCGCCAAGGAAGTCTGTGACGCGGTCATCGAAGTCTGGAACCCGAGCCCCGAGCACAAGATCATCCTCAACCTGCCGGCCACCGTGGAAGTGTCCACGCCGAACATCTACGCCGACCAGATCGAGTGGTTCTGCCGCAACGTCAGCCGTCGCGACAGCGTGATCATCAGCCTGCACTGCCACAACGACCGTGGCACCGGCATCGCTGCCACCGAACTGGGCCTGATGGCCGGCGCCGATCGTGCCGAAGGCTGCCTGTTCGGCAACGGCGAGCGTACCGGCAACGTCGACCTGGTGACCCTGGCACTGAACCTCTACACCCAGGGCATCGACCCGCTGCTGGACTTCTCCGACATCGACGGCGTGCGCAAGGTGGTCGAAGAGTGCAACCAGCTGCCGGTGCACCCACGTCACCCGTATGTCGGCGACCTGGTCCACACTGCATTTTCCGGTTCGCACCAGGATGCCATCCGCAAGGGCTTCGCCAAACAGCAGGAAGGCGAGCTGTGGGAAGTGCCGTACCTGCCGATCGACCCGGCCGACATCGGCCGCAGCTACGAGGCGGTGATCCGCGTCAACAGCCAGTCGGGCAAAGGCGGCATCACCTACCTGCTCGAGCAGGAATACGGCATCAGCCTGCCACGCCGCATGCAGATCGAATTCAGCCAGGTCGTGCAGGGTGAAACCGACCGCCTGGGCCTGGAAATGACCGCTCAGCAGATCTACAGCCTGCTGCACAAGGAATACCTCCAGGCCAACGCGCCGTACGCGCTGGTCAGTCACCGCCTGCAGGAAGAGAACGGCAACAGTGCCGTGGAAGTGGAAGTCGCCGGTGAAGGCGAGACCACCCTGCACTGGCGCGGCAAGGGCAACGGCGCCCTGGAAGCACTGGTAGCCGGCCTGCCGGTATCGGTCGAGATCATGGACTACAACGAGCACGCCATCGGTGCGGGAACCAATGCCAAGG